In the Symphalangus syndactylus isolate Jambi chromosome Y, NHGRI_mSymSyn1-v2.1_pri, whole genome shotgun sequence genome, one interval contains:
- the LOC129476715 gene encoding LOW QUALITY PROTEIN: adenylate kinase isoenzyme 6-like (The sequence of the model RefSeq protein was modified relative to this genomic sequence to represent the inferred CDS: substituted 2 bases at 2 genomic stop codons), with protein sequence MGTEQVSWLSVHRPRTSDIPEVCGELAETYWIQPLQVGKPAPQTLASMLPSPVFNPGPNISPTSQVIEEDAREEQAALPSLLLNILLTGTPGVGRTTLGKXLASIXGLKYIDVGDLSQEEQLYDGYDEEYDCRILDEDRVVDELDNQMREGGIIVYYHGFHFFPKCLFHIVFLLRTVATVLYERLETRGYNEKTLTDNIQCEIIQILHEEATTSSKEDIMHQSPSNIPEELENNVDQIGWKWIELWIKYYNS encoded by the exons ATGGGCACTGAGCAAGTGTCCTGGTTGTCTGTCCACAGACCCAGAACAAGTGATATCCCAGAAGTCTGTGGGGAGCTGGCAGAGACTTACTGGATTCA ACCCCTCCAGGTGGGAAAACCTGCTCCTCAGACTCTGGCCTCCATGCTCCCCTCCCCTGTTTTCAATCCTGGCCCCAATATCTCTCCCACATCTCAGGTCATTGAAGAAGATGCCCGGGAAGAACAAGCAGCTTTA CCCTCATTGCTTCTGAACATCCTGCTCACTGGTACACCAGGGGTTGGAAGAACCACACTAGGCAAATAACTTGCATCAATATGAGGACTGAAATACATTGATGTGGGTGATTTATCTCAAGAAGAGCAATTGTATGATGGCTATGATGAGGAGTATGATTGTCGCATTTTAGATGAAGACAGAGTGGTTGATGAGTTAGATAACCAAATGAGAGAAGGTGGAATTATTGTTTATTACCATGGTTTTCATTTCTTCCCTAAATGCCTGTTTCATATAGTTTTTCTGCTGAGGACAGTTGCCACTGTATTGTATGAAAGACTTGAAACAAGAGGTTATAATGAGAAGACTCTAACAGACAATATTCAGTGTGAGATTATTCAAATTCTTCATGAAGAAGCCACAACATCCAGCAAGGAAGATATCATGCATCAGTCGCCCAGCAATATACCAGAAGAGCTAGAAAATAATGTAGATcagattggctgg AAATGGATTGAACTGTGGATCAAATATTATAACTCTTGA